In Amycolatopsis coloradensis, one genomic interval encodes:
- a CDS encoding VWA domain-containing protein, producing the protein MTEPEDNRRQVLYWRLLARLFDTEEQAALESASVAVVEDVGLPSAVLDPNVAVDSIVQRHPELAAEFDGLMVPEAEDSRDKAAEVRRAALVSKVLLNVFAPAPHTVTAGQLSRWQADAGWLERALGCRPGELRGSRRGGAPTGLGGTGGGGAPDLSTLLPAIGPELGGIEADLVKRMHLREVLADPALAAKLSPSMSLIEQLLRDKDNLSGVALANAKSLIRRYVDEIAEVLRTQVEKASTGKVDRSVPPKRVFRNLDLDRTIWKNLTNWSPDEERLYVDRLYYKQTAKKTTPQRLIAVVDQSGSMVDSMVNCAVLASIFAGLPKVDVHLIAYDTQALDLTPWVHDPFETLLRTNLGGGNDGMVAMALTQPKIAEPSNTVVVWISDFYETRVEQLFESMAAIHRSGAKFIPVGSVTSAGRGSVNPWFRERFKDLGTPVISGHITKLVHELKTFLTS; encoded by the coding sequence ATGACCGAACCCGAGGACAACCGCCGCCAGGTCCTGTACTGGCGGCTGCTCGCCCGGCTCTTCGACACCGAGGAGCAGGCCGCGCTCGAATCGGCGAGTGTGGCCGTGGTCGAGGACGTCGGCCTGCCGTCCGCCGTGCTGGATCCGAACGTCGCGGTCGACTCGATCGTCCAGCGTCATCCGGAGCTGGCGGCCGAGTTCGACGGGCTGATGGTCCCCGAAGCCGAGGACAGCCGGGACAAGGCCGCGGAAGTGCGTCGCGCGGCGCTCGTGTCGAAGGTGCTGCTCAACGTCTTCGCTCCGGCGCCGCACACGGTGACGGCAGGGCAGCTGTCCCGCTGGCAGGCCGACGCGGGCTGGCTGGAGCGCGCGCTGGGCTGCCGTCCGGGCGAGTTGCGCGGAAGTCGTCGCGGTGGCGCCCCGACCGGCCTCGGCGGCACCGGCGGTGGCGGCGCGCCCGACTTGAGCACTCTGCTCCCGGCGATCGGCCCGGAGCTCGGCGGCATCGAGGCGGACCTCGTCAAACGGATGCATCTGCGTGAGGTCCTCGCCGACCCGGCGCTCGCGGCGAAGCTGAGTCCGAGCATGTCGCTCATCGAACAGTTGTTGCGGGACAAGGACAACTTGTCCGGAGTGGCGTTGGCCAACGCCAAATCGCTCATCCGCCGCTACGTCGACGAGATCGCGGAGGTCCTGCGGACCCAGGTCGAGAAGGCCTCGACGGGCAAGGTGGACCGTTCGGTCCCGCCGAAGCGCGTGTTCCGCAACCTCGACCTCGATCGCACCATCTGGAAGAACCTCACCAACTGGAGCCCCGACGAGGAGCGGCTCTACGTCGATCGCCTCTACTACAAGCAGACCGCGAAGAAGACCACGCCGCAGCGGCTCATCGCGGTCGTCGACCAGTCGGGCTCCATGGTGGACTCGATGGTCAACTGCGCGGTGCTGGCCTCGATCTTCGCCGGACTGCCCAAAGTGGACGTTCATCTGATCGCCTACGACACGCAGGCGCTCGACCTCACGCCGTGGGTGCACGATCCCTTCGAAACGCTGTTGCGCACCAACCTGGGCGGTGGCAACGACGGCATGGTCGCGATGGCGCTGACCCAGCCGAAGATCGCCGAACCCTCGAACACCGTGGTGGTGTGGATCTCGGACTTCTACGAGACCCGCGTCGAGCAGCTCTTCGAAAGCATGGCCGCGATCCACCGGTCCGGGGCGAAGTTCATCCCGGTCGGCTCGGTCACCAGCGCCGGCCGGGGCAGCGTGAACCCCTGGTTCCGCGAGCGCTTCAAGGATCTCGGCACGCCGGTGATCTCCGGCCACATCACCAAGCTCGTCCACGAACTCAAGACTTTCCTCACCTCCTGA
- a CDS encoding haloacid dehalogenase type II, which translates to MEIDALVFDILGTLVDEPAGIREAVRQAVPGTDADDLVGQWLGHVETEQRRIVAGERPFAPSDVLDREAAQLVTKTDVVPRLPPWPDTVEGLARLAERYPLIGLSNAGRTSLLRINAHAGLRWHQTLSAEEARTCKPDPAVYELAVELTKTRPERLLMVAAHAWDLRGAQSVGLRTAYVARPLGDPPKATDRFDFHADGLADLAGQLAKSRM; encoded by the coding sequence GTGGAGATCGACGCCCTGGTGTTCGACATACTCGGCACGCTCGTCGACGAACCGGCCGGGATCCGCGAGGCGGTCCGGCAAGCGGTGCCGGGCACCGATGCGGATGACCTGGTCGGCCAGTGGCTGGGCCACGTCGAGACCGAGCAGCGGCGCATCGTCGCGGGGGAACGGCCGTTCGCCCCGAGCGACGTTCTCGACCGCGAAGCGGCCCAATTGGTCACTAAGACCGACGTGGTGCCGAGGCTTCCGCCCTGGCCCGACACCGTCGAAGGGCTGGCTCGCCTCGCGGAGCGATACCCGCTGATCGGTCTCTCCAACGCCGGCCGGACGAGCCTGCTCCGGATCAACGCCCATGCGGGTCTCCGGTGGCATCAAACGCTCTCCGCCGAGGAGGCGCGGACCTGCAAACCGGACCCGGCCGTCTACGAGCTGGCCGTCGAGCTGACCAAGACGAGGCCGGAGCGGCTGCTGATGGTCGCCGCCCATGCGTGGGACCTGAGGGGAGCACAGAGCGTCGGTCTCCGGACCGCCTACGTCGCCAGGCCCCTCGGGGACCCGCCGAAGGCCACGGATCGGTTCGACTTCCACGCCGACGGCCTCGCCGATCTGGCCGGTCAGCTCGCGAAAAGCCGGATGTGA
- a CDS encoding CGNR zinc finger domain-containing protein codes for MQVALDDYVRAAGVATDLVNTAPEVWHGEDKLPDLESLAAFAELHALPEPTRPGDLRAVHRLRVTVRDLIDHPDQARLITGATALTSSIGDVTLLTDSARWAVSARPGATVADSLALACGVGILGVVQSLGVERFRACGAPTCRGAFIDTTRPGRRRYCMPGLCGNRVNVANHRARKLSQDGHQKVVGEMS; via the coding sequence ATGCAAGTAGCGTTAGACGATTACGTCCGGGCGGCGGGCGTCGCTACCGACCTGGTCAACACCGCCCCGGAGGTCTGGCACGGCGAAGACAAGCTTCCCGACCTGGAGTCTCTCGCCGCCTTCGCCGAGCTTCACGCACTGCCTGAGCCCACCCGGCCTGGTGATCTGCGTGCCGTTCATCGGTTACGCGTCACGGTGCGGGATCTGATCGACCACCCGGATCAGGCACGCCTCATCACCGGAGCCACCGCGCTCACCTCTTCGATCGGTGACGTCACCCTTCTGACCGACAGCGCACGATGGGCCGTTTCGGCCCGGCCTGGCGCGACGGTCGCGGACTCCCTGGCCCTGGCCTGCGGCGTCGGGATACTCGGCGTCGTCCAGTCTCTCGGCGTGGAACGGTTCCGCGCCTGCGGCGCACCTACTTGCCGAGGCGCGTTCATCGACACCACGCGTCCCGGACGACGCCGCTATTGCATGCCAGGATTATGCGGAAACCGCGTCAACGTCGCGAACCACCGGGCACGCAAGCTTTCTCAAGATGGACATCAGAAAGTCGTAGGCGAAATGTCGTAG
- a CDS encoding twin-arginine translocation pathway signal protein, with translation MAKRNPMHDDDEPVGRVLGRRQALILLGAAGATLTVAGSATANATTFNAGTPEVCTLDCVVKPEQMEGPYFVDERLNRSDIRSEPSTGQLVPGTALAINFTVQQIRQQQCTPLPGAMVDLWQCDAFGLYSDIPSQGSRGRRFLRGYQNTDQSGAARFTTILPGWYTGRTLHIHIKIRTVGTNGRPYEFTSQLYFTPEFGAAYLRTEPYRRKGPADTTNSRDSIYRNGGAQMLLRPQQTGSGYTADFAIGLDLSNTQVGRPD, from the coding sequence TTGGCGAAAAGGAACCCCATGCATGACGATGATGAGCCAGTAGGCCGAGTTCTCGGCAGGCGGCAGGCGTTGATCCTTCTCGGCGCCGCCGGCGCGACACTCACTGTCGCCGGATCCGCCACCGCGAACGCCACCACCTTCAACGCGGGCACACCCGAGGTCTGCACGCTGGATTGCGTGGTCAAACCAGAGCAGATGGAGGGCCCGTACTTCGTCGACGAACGGCTCAACCGTTCCGATATCCGCAGTGAGCCATCCACCGGGCAACTGGTTCCCGGCACCGCGCTGGCGATCAACTTCACCGTTCAGCAAATCCGTCAGCAGCAGTGCACGCCACTACCGGGCGCCATGGTCGACCTCTGGCAGTGCGACGCGTTCGGGCTGTACTCCGACATTCCGTCCCAGGGAAGTCGCGGCCGCCGTTTCCTGCGCGGCTACCAGAACACCGACCAATCGGGAGCGGCCCGGTTCACCACCATTCTGCCAGGCTGGTACACGGGACGCACGCTGCATATCCACATCAAAATACGCACCGTCGGAACCAACGGCAGGCCGTACGAGTTCACCTCGCAGCTTTATTTCACACCCGAGTTCGGCGCGGCCTATCTGCGGACCGAACCGTACCGGCGGAAAGGTCCGGCCGACACGACCAACAGCCGGGACTCGATCTACCGCAACGGCGGTGCCCAGATGCTGCTGCGTCCACAACAGACCGGAAGCGGCTACACGGCGGACTTCGCGATCGGCCTCGACCTGTCGAACACCCAAGTCGGCCGTCCCGACTAG
- a CDS encoding S1 family peptidase — protein sequence MRLRSFALIAGTAFAALLGVTAPVASAEEPSSDVQPMIIGGQNASSGPWAARLFANGRQTCTSTIIAPQYILTAKHCVASSGTFTFRIGSLDQQSGGTMATGSTVTRHPSADLAIVRLTAPVNATYSPLGTTADVSVGQTVQVYGWGATSQCGSEINCQSRYLKVANVSVTSVSCRDYNGGIAVCARRGDGITAGGDSGGPMFASGRQVGVASTSDRQTTTAYTNITRYRPWIQQIAGV from the coding sequence ATGCGACTGCGCTCCTTCGCCCTGATCGCCGGCACCGCCTTCGCGGCGCTGCTCGGCGTCACCGCCCCCGTGGCGTCCGCCGAGGAACCCTCCTCCGACGTCCAGCCGATGATCATCGGCGGCCAGAACGCGTCGAGCGGCCCGTGGGCGGCCAGGCTCTTCGCCAACGGCAGGCAAACCTGTACCTCGACGATCATCGCGCCTCAGTACATCCTGACCGCGAAGCACTGCGTGGCCAGTAGCGGTACGTTCACCTTCCGGATCGGCAGCCTCGACCAGCAGAGCGGCGGCACCATGGCCACCGGCTCCACCGTCACCCGGCACCCGAGCGCCGACCTCGCGATCGTGCGGCTCACCGCGCCGGTGAACGCGACGTACTCGCCGCTGGGCACCACCGCCGACGTCTCCGTGGGGCAGACCGTCCAGGTCTACGGCTGGGGCGCGACCAGCCAGTGCGGCTCGGAGATCAACTGCCAGTCCCGCTACCTGAAGGTCGCCAACGTCTCGGTCACGTCGGTCTCCTGCCGTGACTACAACGGCGGCATCGCGGTGTGCGCGCGCCGCGGCGACGGCATCACCGCCGGTGGGGACTCGGGTGGCCCGATGTTCGCCTCCGGCCGTCAGGTCGGCGTCGCCTCGACGAGCGACCGGCAGACGACCACCGCCTACACGAACATCACGCGGTACCGGCCCTGGATCCAGCAGATCGCCGGCGTCTGA
- a CDS encoding nitroreductase family protein, whose product MTTAQWTPTYGDPFEPVPYRPARVPAEESLATAADLRRRMDTRRTVRMFSTDPVPEQVVVDAIAVAATAPSGAHQQPWTFVLIKDAETKQRIRDAAEEEERVSYEGRLGEEWLSALRPLGTDAVKTHLTDAPYLIVVFQQRYFLDEDGTKHKHYYVDESVGIAVGMLLTALHLSGLAALTHTPSPMRFLGELLERPQNEKAFAVIPVGYSADDCVVPNLVRKSIDQVLIRR is encoded by the coding sequence ATGACCACAGCACAGTGGACCCCGACCTACGGCGACCCCTTCGAGCCGGTGCCCTACCGTCCGGCGCGCGTGCCCGCGGAAGAATCGCTGGCCACCGCCGCCGATCTGCGCCGTCGCATGGACACCCGCCGCACCGTGCGGATGTTCTCGACGGACCCCGTGCCCGAACAGGTGGTGGTGGACGCCATCGCGGTGGCGGCCACGGCGCCCAGCGGCGCGCATCAGCAGCCATGGACGTTCGTGCTCATCAAGGACGCCGAGACCAAACAGCGGATCCGGGATGCCGCCGAAGAGGAAGAACGCGTTTCGTACGAGGGCAGGCTCGGCGAGGAGTGGCTGTCCGCCTTGCGGCCGCTGGGCACCGACGCCGTCAAGACCCATCTCACCGACGCCCCGTACCTCATCGTGGTCTTCCAGCAGCGCTATTTCCTCGACGAGGACGGCACCAAGCACAAGCACTACTACGTCGACGAGTCGGTGGGCATCGCGGTCGGCATGCTGCTCACGGCGTTGCATCTGTCCGGGCTGGCCGCGTTGACGCATACGCCGTCGCCGATGCGGTTCCTCGGCGAACTGCTCGAGCGGCCGCAGAACGAGAAGGCGTTCGCCGTCATCCCGGTCGGCTACTCGGCGGACGACTGCGTGGTGCCGAATCTGGTGCGCAAGTCGATCGACCAGGTGCTGATCCGCCGGTGA
- a CDS encoding Gfo/Idh/MocA family protein, with the protein MADLPSVSRRTLFGGALAAGALAAIPTSATAAEEAESAPRRPGQRSMIGVPFERHQTVRIALIGLGNRGMSMIGGWSAVPGAVVTAVCDIRAERAKAAADKLAAGGRPRPAEYGGSADAYQKMLSRDDIDLVYIATPWEFHYPQGKAALLSGKHVGVELPIATELDQLWDLVNTSEQTRKHLFLAENCSYGRNELAILKMAHEGVFGEVTNGHGGYLHDLRELLFSDTYYTDAWRRKWHTRSTASFYPMHGLAPIAACMDVNRGDRFATLRATATEPKGLADYRKRHMPPGHPSWKETYINGDLVTCLIETEQGRIIRAEHDVSSPRPYSRINSLAGSRGIVEDYPARIYVEPDHSGHAWKDFGPYRDRHDHWLWKKLKDDPNLGGHGGMDYVLQWRIVQQMRAGLVPDIDVYDSAVWCSPVPLSVVSLARGGKPVAVPDFTRGGWTKPRAGLDSQPSEMPG; encoded by the coding sequence ATGGCCGACCTGCCCTCTGTCTCCCGGCGGACACTGTTCGGCGGCGCGCTCGCCGCCGGGGCGCTCGCCGCGATCCCGACGAGCGCGACCGCGGCGGAAGAGGCGGAAAGCGCGCCCCGCCGTCCTGGTCAGCGCAGCATGATCGGGGTCCCGTTCGAGCGGCACCAGACCGTCCGGATCGCGCTCATCGGTCTCGGCAACCGCGGCATGTCCATGATCGGCGGGTGGAGCGCCGTCCCGGGCGCCGTGGTCACCGCGGTCTGCGACATCCGCGCCGAGCGCGCGAAGGCCGCCGCGGACAAACTCGCCGCCGGTGGGCGTCCTCGCCCGGCTGAGTACGGCGGATCCGCCGACGCCTACCAGAAGATGCTCTCCCGCGACGACATCGACCTCGTTTACATCGCCACCCCGTGGGAGTTCCACTACCCCCAGGGCAAGGCGGCGCTGCTGTCCGGCAAGCACGTCGGCGTCGAACTCCCCATCGCCACCGAGCTCGACCAGTTGTGGGACCTCGTCAACACCAGCGAGCAGACCCGCAAACACCTGTTCCTGGCCGAGAACTGCAGTTATGGCCGCAACGAGCTGGCCATCCTCAAGATGGCGCACGAAGGCGTCTTCGGCGAGGTCACCAACGGACACGGCGGCTATTTGCACGACCTGCGCGAACTGCTGTTCTCCGACACTTATTACACCGACGCGTGGCGCCGGAAGTGGCACACCCGCAGCACCGCGAGTTTCTACCCGATGCACGGCCTCGCGCCGATCGCCGCCTGCATGGACGTCAACCGCGGCGACCGGTTCGCCACGTTGCGCGCCACGGCGACCGAGCCGAAGGGGCTCGCCGACTACCGGAAACGCCACATGCCGCCGGGCCACCCGTCGTGGAAAGAGACCTACATCAACGGCGACCTGGTGACCTGCCTGATCGAGACCGAGCAGGGCCGGATCATCCGCGCCGAGCACGACGTCAGCTCGCCGCGTCCGTACAGTCGCATCAACAGCCTCGCCGGCAGCCGCGGCATCGTGGAGGACTACCCCGCCCGGATCTACGTCGAGCCCGACCACAGCGGCCACGCGTGGAAGGACTTCGGGCCGTACCGCGACCGTCACGACCACTGGCTGTGGAAGAAGCTCAAGGACGACCCGAACCTCGGCGGGCACGGCGGCATGGACTACGTGCTGCAGTGGCGGATCGTGCAGCAGATGCGCGCCGGGCTGGTGCCGGACATCGACGTCTACGACTCGGCGGTCTGGTGCTCCCCCGTGCCCTTGAGCGTGGTCTCCCTCGCTCGCGGCGGGAAACCGGTCGCGGTGCCGGACTTCACGCGCGGTGGCTGGACGAAACCCCGGGCGGGGCTGGACTCGCAGCCTTCGGAGATGCCCGGCTAG